The Pseudobacteriovorax antillogorgiicola genome includes the window GAAACCACGAGGCCTGCTTTCCCCTTGGCCTTATCTTGGTGGACTAGCCTGCCTCATCACGTTTCTGCCTCACCTGACTTGGAACTACCAGCATGATTGGGTGAGTTTCCGGTTTCAGTTTGGTCGAGGTTTGAAGAGCGAGTATCACGTGGACACAAATATGGGGAATAAGCTTCCTAGAGCCCTTGATGCTAAGGTAGGCTCCCCGGAAGAAACCCTTGCTCGCACTTTTAAAAGGCCAGAGAAAAAGAAGGAGCCGAAACCTCCAAAGTCAAAGATTGAGAAGGCAAGCCAACGAGTGGGAAATTATATTGGAGGGCAGTTGGGACTCTGGGGCTTGATGATCTTTCCATTAGCTATCGGGCTTTGGAGAAAACGTCAAAAAAATTCACTAGACCCACATGTCAGATCCCTTCTGATTGCATCAGTGACAGTTCCTTTGGGAGTGTTCGGGATTCTTTCTCCATTTCAAAACATTGAAGCTAATTGGCCTGCAGTGTATGTGTTAGGCGCCTCGGTTCTGTTAGCTGGATCACTGAAGCTACGTCCCGCGCTTTACATAACGGGTCTTGGGAACCTTATTCTCATCGCATTACTCACCATCCATGCTCACTACCCCTTGAATAAAAGTAAAGCCCATAAGGATCGAATCCTGTATGAAACCCACGGTTATGAGGACCTTGCATCGTATCTGAAGCAGGTTCCTGGCCCCTTATTCGCCGACACCTATCAAAACACCTCTCTCATTTCGTTCTACAACCCTAGCCAAGCTGTGACGCAATGGCCTGGGATCACGCGACTCTCAGAAATGATCCGACGTCCAGAGATGATGAAAACCAGCTACCAAACAGCGCTTGAGTCAGATCAAATCTTCTTGATTACTAGCAACCGCATCCCACCCGCTATTCCTGGTTTTTCAGCTAAGATGCTGTGGGAGTTGCGAGACTGCGTTGACGGAGAGTTCCAAATTTTTAGCGCCGATGATTCAAGATACTTGGATCTATCTTGTGAAAAGGCAGTTCACCGCTGGACTTTGGCTGAGTACAAACCAAACACGCCTTAGCGCTCACATAGGGTCTTCCGATGAGACTTCAATATAACCACGGTTAATATCCTGCTGATACTTCTCCGGTAGGGCCAAGGATAACCCACTGGCTGAAAGCATTTGATGAATAGCATGCCTTGAGTAGCGAATATCGTAGCGCTTCAAGATTTTGTAAACTTCGAATATCATTTTCTCAGCATTCTTTGTGCGCAAACCACCCCGATAACGTAGCGCACGCTTGCAAATCCGACGAATTGCCGACTGCAAACGCCTTTCAGAGCACTTAATCTTTTTGAAATCTATATGTTTCATACTATATAAAATTTCCTCGCGGTCTTTGGATGCTTTCACCGCCTTTTCGCCGGTAACCATCTCATAGAGAAGCAGACCAACACAGTAAATATCTGATTGTGGGAGAATGGATGAGTCTGTAATATGCTCAGGAGAGTAATAGCCTGGTGTTCCCACCATATAATTCTTATAGTTTTCCACTTCACCACTGCACGCCAATCCGAAATCTGTGAGCAGAACTTTTCCCTGCCTTGAAATCAAGACATTTGGCGATGAAAGATCTGAGTGAATTGTATCATGCAAATGAAGATAGTCGATTCCTTGCAGAATATCGATGGTCACGGATAGGGCAACCAATGGCGGCAGCCGCTTGAAGTGCTTGATCAAACGATAAAGGGACCACCCATCAATGAACTCGGACACGATGTAGCAATTGGGCGGCTTATAATTTGCATCGATATAGCCAACGATATGCTTATGTTTGAGGCGCGAGACGATGAGCAGTTCCCGGTGAAAGATACCGAGAAACCGCTTGTTCATCTGGTACTTTTCATGCAGAACTTTGATAGCTACAGCCTGGCCGGTTTCCTCATCGATACCTTTATAAACCTTACCAAGCCCACCAGCTCCAACTTCGTAATCTATCTCATACTTTCCGATTTTTTTTTGCTGAAGTACAGTCAAAGGTTCCTCGATATGCCAGGTTCCGACCCTAACTTATCGGGCAGATCTTGGAGATTATGAGTGTTTTGGGACGCAGCCCAGGCTAAAAGCAGCTCACAAGATTCGCAAGTTAAGTTAAAATATTAAGAGATTCACAATATCTATAACCCACATGATCAAGAATCGAAAGTAAATCATCGTAAATGCTCTCTGCATAATAGCCGATTACCCCAATCACATCAGAAAAGCTCTCATAGCTGAGGCCATTTGAGAAAATATCTAAGCCAAGGACAATTTGTCCATCGCTATCGACAGACAGTTTTGCCATGCTTGTGGCATCATTCATCTCAAGCATGTGTGAGGCGATCTCAGGCCACGTATCCCAATCGATATTTAGCTTCAGTAGAGGCTGAATCTTAAAGCTCACCCATGTATCTGAGATCTCGATCAAGAGCGGATAAGATCGGTGCTCACCCTGCCAACCAGTGATAAGTTTTTGCTCAGATTTCTTAACATAGTCCCAGCCATACCGAACCAAAAAGTCTTCGAGCGCACTGCAAATGGGAAGTGACATTTAAATTGTTACCTTTACTCTATATGATTCGCATATGAGACTTTATACAAGGCTATCTAGGAAACGATAGCTCGTCAACAAGATAGACTAATTGGCGGAAGTATATTGATGGATATCCACCAGAAATTTATAGATCATCTTTTTAGTTGTGGCTACGAAGTCCAATCTGGATTTTATAAAAGGCCTGCTGCTAAAGGCGAAACCTTCTGGCGAAGGCTTCGCCCTTTAGTTCCCCAGATGCAAACTGTTGTTTATTTTCATGGCACAGGCAACGACCATCTATATGGCATGTATTCGATTTTTAAAAAGCTTCTGAAGAATGGCTACAATATATTCACAGTAGACTTGGATGGCCACGGTCAGCATTCTAAAACGATTTTGGACCCCGGTGAGCTGCATTCTGCATGTGCTGATGCCATCGATTTTTGTAAAAGCAATTTTAAAATTCAAAACGTTCACCTGATGGGCAACAGCCTAGGTGGGATGCTAGCCAGTATCGAAGCTACCAATCGGAGTGATATTGTGTCTCTCGTACTGCTTGCGGTTCCTCTTCATATCGAAGTCAACCATCAGACCATCATTCGTGAAGCTATGTCGCTCAGATACCCAGATTTTTGGGCTCAAGCCCGTCTATGGGGAAGTGCTATTATTCCGGCCTTAGGTCCTTTCAATCGCAAGCGCTTCCCGATCCGTCTAGGGGCAAGACCAGGATCAAACCATCAATTTAGCTATATCGAAGTGGTTCAGGAAGCTACTCAAGATCTAGACCTACCTGGTAACTTAGCTCGTCTAAATATTCCCTATTTGAATCTGATTGGGGAGGATGACCCTATTGCACGGAAGGACGATTGGCAGAAGCTCAATTATGAAACAATGGAGCTAAGTCTCATTCCAGCATGCAATCACTTCGTTCTACCCCTGCATGCTGAAACCTTAACACGATTGGATCAATGGTTTAGAAAGTTTTGATCGACTCGATTTCCTCGACAACTTGATGGTAGCGGGTCACCAACTTGAGCTGGCCCAAGAGCATTCTAAAATTAGAGCTTGGGTTACGACGCGCTCCTTCTACAAAAGCAATCTGCACCTCCAATGGAAGAGCAGCCAACGAGTAGACCATTTGCTCTTTGAATGTTGGCATCTGCTGCTCGATCACGCCACGGGCCATATCCGAAAGAGCGGGATTGCGCGAGACTGCAAAGCTGAAAAGTTGCCCCAGATTTGGGTGACCTAATGGCAAAGGGTTCGTCATGAAGTGACGTAGAATCACTAAACAGGTGTAGACATCGACGGTAGATTGATTGATCTGGCGAAGATCTTCGATCGTTGCCAGGCCTAGATAATCCATAAAAGGAACCGACGAATCATCTGGGTTCAGGGCGACCATAGCTTTAGCAAACTCATCGTTGCCTTTGGTAAGAAGACCCAGCTGCAAAACACTAAAAACACTGTGAACCTCGTTTTCTCGCACGGCTGTCGCCAACTCAGGATAGAGAATCCGCTGTTCCCAATTGCGAATGACGAAATAAGAGACCTCATCCTCAACAAATGACTTAACCGTTGGCGATGGTCTGACAGTTGCTAACTGCCACCCAATGACCGCAATTTCAGGAGACGGGTGTCTGGTAAATAACTTAAGTATCGCTGGCTCCAAGGTTGGCACACTCGCCTGGTAAATATGAGCCGCTCGGATAATTTTCCCGCGATCACCTTGCCTTAAACTACTCCTAAGATACAGCCGCGCCTCTTTCGCCATGGCAGGCCAACGATTGGTTTCACTTGTCACACGTTTGACATCTTTTAAGGTGGAACCCCCAAAGTCGATGGCGGCCTGAAACATCTCTGCCACCGAAGTTTCTGCTGTGATCTCAGGAGGCTGATTTTCCTCTTCCACAGTGACGCAAGATACCGCCAAGAACAAAATTGCGCCGACAAGCAACTTCACCATAATCGTTTCCCTTCTCCCATTGCTCCTACCAATCATGAATCTCCCTGGGCCTCTTGCTCAGCCATGTTATCATCGAGGTGAATTTGACAAGACTTTGCCAGTGACTCGGTCAAGTCCGTTAGGACAGTTTCCTTGTCTACCACACTCTTGGCAACTTTTATCCCGAGTTCCGACTTATTTTTAAGCTGGACAGATAAAATGTTATAATCTAAGTGAAGCTTCACCCAAGGCTGAGACTTGATTCGACAAGGGGCTGCTTTCTTACGATCCCAGTCAAAAGGAACAGCAAGGGCGAGACAGAACTTCTCAAAGAACTTTGCCGGCCAATCAACCGTCACCTTGGAATGCTTTACAAGGGAGACACCCTGCAAGAGAGCACGACTGAAGTTCAAGCTCCCCTGAAGTTTGATTATCCAGTAGACTAACGCCAGGATGCAAATGGCAGAAAACACATGAAACACCAGAGTCAAGCCAATCACTTCAGGTTTCCTTTTATGATGATCCCCGTAAAATCAAGCCAAGATAGCTTTTATGCTATCCCAAAAAGACGGTTTGATACTAGGCAAAAAACTGTTATTACCACACCTTATATTTTCACGGCAATAGCTTGCCAAAAAGGAGCACAAGCATGCCACTAAAGAGTATGACGGCATTTGGTTCAGGAGAGCACGATACCCCAGAATTCCAGTATCGTTGCGAAGTTAAAACACTTAACTCCCGATTCATCGATATCAATGTGCGCCTTCCTAGATCACTCAGCGCGCTGGAAAGCATTATCATCAGCGAGGTTAAAAACTCCTTAAAGCGCGGTAAAGTCGATATCTCATTTGACCTCACTCCAGTCAATAGCGCTGCAAGGCTTCCCAAGCTGAATGAAGATGCCGTGCATCACTACGAGTCCCTTGGTAGTAGGGTGCAAGAGATTGCCCAAGGCTACCCTAAAGAACTTAGTGTTTACGAAATTCTAAGGCTTGATGGTGCTCTTGAGTCCTATGCGAGAGAGAACGCCGATGACTTGATCGCCTTGCACAAGCCAGCAATGTTGGAGTCTCTGCGCGCAGCTTTAGCCAAGGTGATCGCAGCTCGGGAAAGTGAAGGAGCCGCATTAAAACCATCCTTGACGGAGCTTGTGAAGCAAGTGACGTCTAATCGAGAAGCGGTTGCTCAGCATACCGACACCATTCGCGAGCACCTTTTCGACAACTACAAGAAAAAGGTCGAAGGGTTTCTCGAAAAGCTCGGTGATGTAGGTACACGGGTGCAAGATGCCATGCCTGAAGATCGACTCCTTGCTGAGGTGGCAGTCATGGCAGACAAGGCGGACATTGCCGAAGAGATCACACGGCTCAGTGCCCACGAAGTTGAGTTTGCGAAGACTTTAGACTCACATGACGACGTTGGCCGAAAGCTCGATTTTCTTTGCCAGGAAATGCACCGTGAAGTGAACACAATTTCGAATAAAGTTAGCCAATTAGAAATAGCCAAGCATACTCTAGGCATGAAGCAGGCAATCGAGCGGCTGCGGCAGCAAATTCAAAACATCGAATAGTATCGAGGAGTTACTAATGTCGATCTTTGTCGTTTCCGCTCCTTCAGGGGCAGGCAAGACCACTCTCAATCGCAAACTGATTGCCAACCATCCAGACGTCGAGATGTCTGTGAGCCACACGACCCGCAGGCCGCGCCCTGGAGAAGTAAATGGCAACCACTACCACTTCATCGATCGCGACCGATTTGAAGAAATGAGCCAAAGAGATGAATTTGTGGAGTGGGCTGAGGTTCACGGAAACCTTTACGGAACCACAAAAGCTGAGTTAGATAGGATAGTTAGTGCCGGTCGTAAACCTATTTTAGAAATCGATGTCCAGGGTTGGGAAACTGCTCGACACCTTTTGCCAGATGCTGTCAGCATCTTCATCCTGCCCCCCTCTTTGGAAAGTTTATGGCAGCGGTTGGAGTCTCGGGGTTCCGATAACTTGGAAACCCGCTGGATTCGTTTACAAAATGCCTATAAGGAAATCAGCAAAGCCGAGCACTACCAGCACTTCATCGTCAATCAACAGATCGATATCGCCTATGAGGAATTGCGCAAGATCATCGTTTTAGGCGTTACTGACGATAAACACGTAGAAAATGGCAAAGAATTATGCAAAAAATTAAACGACGAATTCGAAAATGCCGATTGGATTAAGAGACTCAGAGCCGATTTAGGTTAGCTTACATCTAGGAACAAGGATTTATGACCGAGGTTAGTCAAAGCAAAGTAGAGAGCAAAACCGTACCGGTCACACCCGAGCAAGAATTCGAAGCTCTGCTCGACTCCCTAGATACCTATCTACCCGGGCAAGATCGATCTTCCGTACACAAGGCCTACGAGTTTGCCGCCAAGTGCCATTCAGATCAGACGAGGCGGTCGGGAGAGCCATATATCACCCATCCTCTCGCAGTTGCGAACATCGTTACCACTCTCAAGCTAGATACAGCATCCGTTGTCGCTGCAATTCTTCACGATACCGTTGAAGACACCAGTGCTACCATTGAAGACATTGAGGAAGCCTTTGGCACCGAAGTCGCCCACTTGGTTGATGGTCTCACCAAAATTAGCAAGATCAAG containing:
- a CDS encoding glycosyltransferase family 39 protein; the encoded protein is MSLLVRAISIRSIGALCLLTIGFRLLQIAVFPVTQDEAYYFYWAKFPDFGYFDHPPFIAWLASLSNIIPGTPWAARLGGFLLASLMFTVMISLARLAGLKDRSSIYLALLLSQLNLGGLILGFIQTPDLPLAFFWLLALHEAAVAIKIDPRRWLTAGVMTGLGLTSKYTMAIMGLVFLYALMRKPRGLLSPWPYLGGLACLITFLPHLTWNYQHDWVSFRFQFGRGLKSEYHVDTNMGNKLPRALDAKVGSPEETLARTFKRPEKKKEPKPPKSKIEKASQRVGNYIGGQLGLWGLMIFPLAIGLWRKRQKNSLDPHVRSLLIASVTVPLGVFGILSPFQNIEANWPAVYVLGASVLLAGSLKLRPALYITGLGNLILIALLTIHAHYPLNKSKAHKDRILYETHGYEDLASYLKQVPGPLFADTYQNTSLISFYNPSQAVTQWPGITRLSEMIRRPEMMKTSYQTALESDQIFLITSNRIPPAIPGFSAKMLWELRDCVDGEFQIFSADDSRYLDLSCEKAVHRWTLAEYKPNTP
- a CDS encoding serine/threonine protein kinase, with protein sequence MTVLQQKKIGKYEIDYEVGAGGLGKVYKGIDEETGQAVAIKVLHEKYQMNKRFLGIFHRELLIVSRLKHKHIVGYIDANYKPPNCYIVSEFIDGWSLYRLIKHFKRLPPLVALSVTIDILQGIDYLHLHDTIHSDLSSPNVLISRQGKVLLTDFGLACSGEVENYKNYMVGTPGYYSPEHITDSSILPQSDIYCVGLLLYEMVTGEKAVKASKDREEILYSMKHIDFKKIKCSERRLQSAIRRICKRALRYRGGLRTKNAEKMIFEVYKILKRYDIRYSRHAIHQMLSASGLSLALPEKYQQDINRGYIEVSSEDPM
- a CDS encoding YbjN domain-containing protein, with the translated sequence MSLPICSALEDFLVRYGWDYVKKSEQKLITGWQGEHRSYPLLIEISDTWVSFKIQPLLKLNIDWDTWPEIASHMLEMNDATSMAKLSVDSDGQIVLGLDIFSNGLSYESFSDVIGVIGYYAESIYDDLLSILDHVGYRYCESLNILT
- a CDS encoding alpha/beta hydrolase; the encoded protein is MDIHQKFIDHLFSCGYEVQSGFYKRPAAKGETFWRRLRPLVPQMQTVVYFHGTGNDHLYGMYSIFKKLLKNGYNIFTVDLDGHGQHSKTILDPGELHSACADAIDFCKSNFKIQNVHLMGNSLGGMLASIEATNRSDIVSLVLLAVPLHIEVNHQTIIREAMSLRYPDFWAQARLWGSAIIPALGPFNRKRFPIRLGARPGSNHQFSYIEVVQEATQDLDLPGNLARLNIPYLNLIGEDDPIARKDDWQKLNYETMELSLIPACNHFVLPLHAETLTRLDQWFRKF
- a CDS encoding YicC/YloC family endoribonuclease, translating into MPLKSMTAFGSGEHDTPEFQYRCEVKTLNSRFIDINVRLPRSLSALESIIISEVKNSLKRGKVDISFDLTPVNSAARLPKLNEDAVHHYESLGSRVQEIAQGYPKELSVYEILRLDGALESYARENADDLIALHKPAMLESLRAALAKVIAARESEGAALKPSLTELVKQVTSNREAVAQHTDTIREHLFDNYKKKVEGFLEKLGDVGTRVQDAMPEDRLLAEVAVMADKADIAEEITRLSAHEVEFAKTLDSHDDVGRKLDFLCQEMHREVNTISNKVSQLEIAKHTLGMKQAIERLRQQIQNIE
- the gmk gene encoding guanylate kinase; protein product: MSIFVVSAPSGAGKTTLNRKLIANHPDVEMSVSHTTRRPRPGEVNGNHYHFIDRDRFEEMSQRDEFVEWAEVHGNLYGTTKAELDRIVSAGRKPILEIDVQGWETARHLLPDAVSIFILPPSLESLWQRLESRGSDNLETRWIRLQNAYKEISKAEHYQHFIVNQQIDIAYEELRKIIVLGVTDDKHVENGKELCKKLNDEFENADWIKRLRADLG